Below is a window of Sus scrofa isolate TJ Tabasco breed Duroc chromosome 3, Sscrofa11.1, whole genome shotgun sequence DNA.
GCAACTGCATAATAATCTCTCTACACACTGCTGTTGGATGgagaatagaaaatttaaaaaaaaaagaaagaaagaaagaaaggttccATCATAGATTCTCACAACCTCGTTCCGCAGTTCATGAATCCGACTCTGATGCTAAGGTGACAGTGTATGtaagtagatttttgttttcagtgaaGGAGACCTGGGAAAagatgtatttatctttttttcttcaagagtTATCAGATGGTACATGCTCCTCAAAGCCCTCACTTTCTCGAACTAGAGCTCGTTCCAGGATCACACGGCCTTCCTTATAACGCTGGCTGTCTTCAGTGGCAAACTCATAGATCCATCCCAGTTTGCTATTGCAGTTTTTGCAGCTCACATCTCGAACCATGTGGCGGCCAGTGAGCATGACACGGTCTTGAACTTCACTGTACTGCAGGTTAACTACCTAAGAAACACgtgaaaataaaattgcaaaagcATGTAGTTATTTGCCAAAAATGGCACACAATATATTGGTTGATGCAAGAACAGCAACTTCAGAAAAGCAAACAGCAGTTATTTCTTTTGTCAAATCTACAATATACTTTCCAAGGGCTATTTTTTACAAACTGCCAGGACAGGTCAACATCTGTACTGGACTGGACATCTAATTCAATCACGTATTATCATTCTAGTT
It encodes the following:
- the YPEL5 gene encoding protein yippee-like 5 isoform X2 codes for the protein MGRIFLDHIGGTRLFSCANCDTILTNRSELISTRFTGATGRAFLFNKVVNLQYSEVQDRVMLTGRHMVRDVSCKNCNSKLGWIYEFATEDSQRYKEGRVILERALVRESEGFEEHVPSDNS
- the YPEL5 gene encoding protein yippee-like 5 isoform X1, giving the protein MDTSQVFRTSAIKMGRIFLDHIGGTRLFSCANCDTILTNRSELISTRFTGATGRAFLFNKVVNLQYSEVQDRVMLTGRHMVRDVSCKNCNSKLGWIYEFATEDSQRYKEGRVILERALVRESEGFEEHVPSDNS